The Xanthomonas sontii genome contains a region encoding:
- the gorA gene encoding glutathione-disulfide reductase: MNGSIRDYDLLVLGGGSGGLATAFRAASHGARVAILEPSALGGTCVNVGCVPKKAMWLAADLVERIDLARAVGFAIPEATLSWAELVAHRQGYIGNIHASYRRRLDADGVVLIPRRGRLVDAHTVECDDGVRVSAKHVVIATGAHALRPNIDGAELGLVSDDFFNLCEAPPRVAIVGGGYIAVELAGLLQALGSRVELYVQGERLLERFDAELARQLADNLRHQGVRLHFGYRASALRRSGEGLCVVDAQGQPGERVDKVFFAIGRRPNTRDLGLEALGVRLGDKHEIVVDDYQNTDVPGLYAIGDVAGKVGLTPVAIAAGRKLMDRVFGDRPQARLDYENVPSVVFSHPPLGQVGLGEEQARERYGADAVTVYRSNFRPMLQALADSPQRSLFKLVCVGAEERVVGFHLLGDGADEILQGFAVALKLGVTKPQLEDTVAIHPTSAEEVVLMR, encoded by the coding sequence GTGAACGGGTCGATCCGCGATTACGACCTGCTGGTGCTGGGCGGCGGGTCCGGCGGCCTGGCCACCGCCTTCCGCGCCGCCAGCCATGGCGCACGGGTGGCGATCCTGGAGCCTAGCGCGCTTGGCGGCACCTGCGTCAATGTCGGCTGCGTGCCGAAGAAGGCGATGTGGCTGGCGGCGGATCTGGTCGAACGCATCGACCTGGCGCGCGCGGTCGGCTTCGCCATTCCCGAGGCCACGCTGTCCTGGGCGGAACTGGTGGCGCATCGCCAGGGCTACATCGGCAACATCCACGCCAGCTACCGGCGGCGCCTGGATGCCGACGGGGTGGTGCTGATCCCGCGGCGCGGCCGGCTGGTCGATGCGCACACCGTCGAATGCGACGACGGCGTGCGGGTCAGCGCCAAGCACGTGGTGATCGCCACCGGGGCGCACGCGCTGCGGCCGAATATCGACGGCGCCGAGCTGGGCCTGGTCTCCGACGACTTCTTCAATCTCTGCGAGGCGCCGCCGCGGGTGGCGATCGTCGGCGGCGGCTATATCGCGGTGGAACTGGCAGGACTGCTGCAGGCGCTGGGCAGCCGGGTGGAGTTGTACGTGCAGGGCGAGCGCCTGCTGGAGCGGTTCGACGCGGAACTGGCACGGCAGCTTGCCGACAACCTGCGCCACCAGGGCGTGCGCCTGCATTTCGGTTACCGCGCCAGCGCCTTGCGCCGCAGCGGCGAGGGCCTGTGCGTGGTCGATGCGCAGGGGCAGCCCGGCGAGCGCGTCGACAAGGTGTTCTTCGCGATCGGGCGCCGCCCCAACACGCGCGACCTCGGCCTGGAAGCGCTGGGCGTGCGTCTCGGCGACAAGCACGAGATCGTGGTGGACGACTACCAGAACACCGACGTGCCGGGGCTGTATGCGATCGGCGACGTGGCCGGCAAGGTCGGCCTGACCCCGGTGGCGATCGCCGCCGGGCGCAAGCTGATGGACCGCGTGTTCGGCGACCGGCCGCAGGCGCGGCTGGACTACGAGAACGTGCCCAGCGTGGTGTTCTCGCATCCCCCGCTGGGCCAGGTGGGATTGGGCGAGGAGCAGGCACGCGAGCGCTATGGCGCCGACGCGGTGACCGTGTACCGCAGCAATTTCCGGCCGATGCTGCAGGCGCTGGCCGATTCGCCGCAGCGCAGCCTGTTCAAGCTGGTGTGCGTGGGCGCCGAGGAGCGTGTGGTCGGCTTCCACCTGCTCGGCGATGGGGCCGACGAGATCCTGCAGGGCTTTGCGGTGGCATTGAAGCTGGGCGTGACCAAGCCGCAACTGGAAGACACCGTGGCGATCCATCCGACTTCGGCCGAGGAAGTGGTGCTGATGCGCTGA
- a CDS encoding DUF418 domain-containing protein: MLQPVAPAERIATLDVLRGFALLGILLMNIEGFVGPLDAAMTGLDPTLRGADRIADALVYILVQGKFYTLFSLLFGMGFAVMAQRAEIARRPFGGFFLRRSAGLLLIGLLHAVLLWSGDILVSYALLAFMLLAFREAPTRWLPGMALVVYLFAPALWLLVGAAAWAAQADPHGAAQWHRDMAEQAQHGAAALAQQREVFGHGSYAQATAQRARDLVESLSGLLFNAPTIFGMFLLGAWCVRSGLAAQPQRFPRLLAVLRWGVLPLGLALMLLSFRLEPWMDPARLDLRLTFAYALASVASGLMALGYAAWLVRAAPALQWLAPAGRMALSNYLLQSLVCTTLFYGYGFGYFEQLPRAWQIPFAVALFALQVALSHWWLQRFRFGPVEWLWRSASYLRWQPMRRRDAA, encoded by the coding sequence GGACGTGCTGCGCGGTTTCGCCCTGCTGGGCATCCTGCTGATGAACATCGAGGGCTTCGTCGGCCCGCTGGACGCGGCGATGACCGGTCTGGATCCGACGCTGCGCGGCGCCGACCGCATCGCCGACGCCTTGGTCTACATCCTGGTGCAGGGCAAGTTCTACACCTTGTTCTCGCTGCTGTTCGGCATGGGCTTCGCAGTGATGGCGCAGCGCGCCGAGATCGCGCGGCGGCCGTTCGGTGGTTTCTTCCTGCGCCGCAGCGCGGGGCTGCTGCTGATCGGCCTGCTGCATGCCGTGCTGCTGTGGTCCGGCGACATCCTGGTCAGCTACGCGCTGCTGGCGTTCATGCTGCTGGCCTTTCGCGAGGCGCCCACGCGCTGGCTGCCGGGCATGGCGCTGGTGGTCTACCTGTTCGCGCCGGCGCTGTGGCTGCTGGTCGGCGCCGCCGCCTGGGCGGCGCAGGCCGATCCGCACGGTGCAGCGCAGTGGCATCGGGACATGGCCGAGCAGGCGCAGCACGGCGCGGCGGCGCTGGCGCAGCAGCGCGAGGTGTTCGGCCATGGCAGCTACGCCCAGGCCACTGCGCAGCGCGCGCGCGACCTGGTCGAATCGCTGAGCGGGCTGCTGTTCAACGCGCCGACCATCTTCGGCATGTTCCTGCTCGGCGCCTGGTGCGTGCGCAGCGGCCTGGCCGCGCAACCGCAGCGCTTCCCGCGGCTGCTGGCGGTGCTGCGCTGGGGCGTGCTGCCGCTGGGGCTGGCGCTGATGCTGCTGAGCTTCCGGCTGGAGCCGTGGATGGACCCGGCGCGGCTGGATCTGCGTCTGACCTTTGCCTACGCCCTGGCCAGCGTCGCCAGCGGGCTGATGGCACTGGGCTATGCGGCCTGGCTGGTGCGCGCCGCACCGGCGCTGCAGTGGCTGGCGCCGGCCGGGCGCATGGCGCTGAGCAACTACCTGCTGCAGTCGCTGGTGTGCACCACGTTGTTCTACGGCTACGGCTTCGGCTATTTCGAACAACTGCCGCGCGCCTGGCAGATCCCGTTCGCGGTCGCGCTGTTCGCGCTGCAGGTGGCGCTGTCGCACTGGTGGCTGCAGCGGTTCCGCTTCGGCCCGGTGGAGTGGCTGTGGCGCTCGGCCAGCTACCTGCGCTGGCAGCCGATGCGGCGCCGCGACGCGGCCTGA